TGCGTTTCGCGACGGGGATTTCTTCGTGTTCGGCAAAGAAACGAAAGGGCTGCCGCAGCATATCCTGGACGAACACCCCGACACGCTCATGCGGATGCCGATGACCGATGCCGTTCGCTCGCTCAACTTGTCCAACTCGGCGGCGATTATTTTGTACGAGGGACTTCGGCAAAACGGATTTTTCCATTTAACGTAATGGACTTAAAATAATGGCAATTTACGAACATTATGAGCAGGACCTGACGTTTGGCAGGATTTTTCCTTTGTTTGGCGAATATGTATAAATGTAAGAGCCATAAGTACATGCTTCAGGAGATTGAGGTTTGTTGCGGGAAGCGAGGTGAATTGATGATGAAACCGGCAGGTGTCGTACGGAAAGTAGATCAGTTGGGGCGTATCGTGCTGCCAAAGTCACTGCGTAAAAGGTATCAGATGAACGAAGGGGATCCTGTCGAGATTCTGGTCAGCGGCGATCACATCATTCTCGAGCGTTATCGGCCGAGATGCGTATTTTGCAGCAATATGGAGCAGGTCAGCGAATTTAAGGAACGTCATATATGTTCCGTCTGCCTGAGCGAAATGAACGAGATGAAACCGAAACAACGCGCTTGATACAATATTTTATGTTTTGACCGCATAAAGCAAAACACCGCATCTTCCGAAGAAGAGCGGTGTTTTGCTATTTTAGGACACTTACATCATTCAGTACTGCAAGGTCAAGCTGATGTATGCGCGAAGGCTCGGAGATCAGGTCGACCGCAGCGATCTTCCCCTCCTTCACCGTAAATTTAAGCACGTAAAGCAGTTTTCCGCGAGGAGCTGCAATAACTCCAATCGAGCCGTCCACGAGGGCGGATTGCGCAGCCTGCGCGCGCCCCGACACCTGCTCGGCCAGCGCTTTTGCGCCTCGGGTTACTTTTGCGGTTCCTATCCGGCGATCGTCGCGAAGGACGACGTCCGGATCGAGCGCTTCTACGAGCCTGTCGAAATCGCCGGCATAAGCAGCGGCCAGGAAGGCGTCGACAAGCTCGCGTTCGCGGACGAGCTTATCGCCGGGGGCATCCGCTTGGCCCTTCACGCGGCGCCTTGCCCGGGTTGCAAGCTGCCGCAGCGCAGACTCCGATTTTCCAACAATGGGTGCAATCTCGGCGAAGGGCATGGCAAATATGTCGTGCAGAACAAACGTGACCCGCTCCGCGGGGTTCAATCGGCCAAGCACAACCAGCAGGGCGATACCGACGGATTCGGCCAGCACCGCTTCCTGTTCGGGATCGATTTTATCCTCCTGGCTTGCGAGCGATTCGGGAATATGCGTTTCAATCGATTCCTCGCGTCTCGATGTTCTTGATCGCAGCATATCCAGACATATTCGTGAGACCACCGTCGTCAGCCATCCCCCCAGGTTTTCGATAACGTCCGCATCCGTTCGGCTAAGGCGCAGCCAGGCTTCTTGAACCGCATCCTCCGCTTCGCTTAAGGATCCGAGCATTCGGTACGCCACTGCCCGCAAGTGATCCCGATTTGCTTCAAATTGCTCCGCTAACCGTTCATATTTGTTCGCCATACCCATTCCTTCTTCATATAAAATTAGCTCCTAAAATATTGACGAACGAAATCGGTCAGATGTGACAAAACGGCAGCAACTTTTTCATTTTCCCATTTCCCGGACGCATCTGTCACATTTACGGAATTCTACACGTCAACGTTTTGAAGGGCCGAAATCAATCGGCTCCATCGAAAAAAGAAGGAGTGTTTTTCCATGCAACCCAGAATGAAAAGTCCCGTTACGATCGTACCCGATGCGGTCCAAGCCTTGCAGGATTTGGGCAAAGCCCTGTTTGCATCTGCAGAGAAATCCGGCATTCCCAAATCGACGCTTTTCCTTGCATATCTTCGGGCCAGCCAAATGAATGGAGACAGCGTCTGCGTTGATCTTCATTCCCGCAACGCCCTGGGGGCAGGCGAAACGACAGACCGGCTTCTGGCTGTAGCGGCATGGCGGGAAACGCCGCATTTCACCGAAGCCGAGCGGGCCGCGTTGGCGCTCAGCGAGGCGATGACCCGTCTTAGCGACCGGACAGATCCGGTTCCGGACGAGATCTATAACGAAGCTGCGCGCCTTTACGGTGAACAGGCGATTGCCACACTTATCGCCGGCATCGCGACGGTCAATTTGTGGAATCGCCTCAATGTCTCGACAAAACAGATGGTCAACGTTTCAGCCGGCTAAGACAAATAAAGGACGTCCTCTGTGGGACGTCCTTTATTGCATCTCCTCCAAAATGGTAAAGCGCGTCCGGAGCCAGTTTGGCGCCAGCCAAACCGCTCCGGACACCCGCGGGCAAGAAGCACGTACCTGCTGCCCCGGCACCGCTCCCAAAGTGCAGCGTGGCCGGCATAGGATTTTTTACCCGAAGGTAAAAAATCTATGCCGGCCACACGCGACCTAGCAGCGAGCAGTCCCTCCCGGCGGGCGGGTCCAGGGCGCCCGAGCGCCTGGGGTCCCCCTGGAGGGGGATTTAGGGGGTGATTTTGCTACAACCCTCTAGTCTTGTCTTCGTTATAAGCGGCAGTTAACATGGCGGCAAGAAACATCGCGATGGTAACCATCATAATCCAGAATGTAGCGGACATTTCGTACACCTCTTCCCAAGCATCTTTTGCGCATAAGTATACTTTATTATATCCCAAGCCCATCTGAAAAGAAACCGAATAAACCGTGAACAATTTTCACCTGCAGCCCGTTACTTGAAAAACAAAAAATGCGTCGCGAGCGGCCGCAGCTTGCCGTCCGACGGACGGTTGATCACCTGGCCGTCGAAAATAAGGCTTGACGAGCCGCCGCCGTCGAGATTGTAGGCGTCTTTGACGCCGAGCTGGATCAGCTTGTCCTGCAGCTCGGCGAGCGTGGCGCCGGAATTGCCGTTCTCGTCGTAGCCGTCGGTCACGATAATCAGCAGCTGGTCGTTGTAGTAGTTGCCGATGACGGTTCGCGGAGCGCGGGCGGGCGAGCTGTTCCACGGGGACGGGATCGACACCTTTTTGCCGTTTTGCAGCAAGGTCGGCACGAAGGTGGCGCCGAAGTCCGGATTCAGCTTGTCCAAATCGGCCTGTCGGGAAAACTTGCCGCCGATCAGCTTGCGGTCCTTGCTCAGACCGATGAACGTCAAGTTGTCGAACGTTGGCTCGAAGCCGTACACGTATTTGCCGCCGATCATCGTCGTGCTGAGCGGGTACCGCTTGCCCGTTTTCGCGTCGTCGGCGAAGCCGCCGGCATTTACCCCAGCGACCGCGCCGGTGCGCCTTACGGCTTCGAGCGTCGTCTCCGAGCTGCCCAGCTTGTCCTTGCCGAGCACCATCTTCATCGCTTTGTCCGACTTCATCTCGACTTTGAGCGCATACCCTTTATAGTTTGCCTCATTTAAATAAAAAAGCTTCAGATCGATGTTGGAGCTGGAGGATTGCCTTGCAACCTTGCCGAGCTTGGCGGTGATACGCGAATCGTAGATCGCATTCGGCCGCGCAGCGGCGGCTACCGCCGTTTTGGCCATGGCGGCGACGTCATTTGTGCTTTTTTCATACAACTCGTAAAACTTCTCAATGACCGTTTTCGTCAGGACCGCGTCGTTTTTCGCTTTCTCCAGCTTCTGATCGGCCGCTTGCACTTCCGCACTGACGGAAAAAGCCGGCATCGGCGCAAGCTGAAGATCCGGCAGCTTGACGGCGGCCTGCATGAACAGCATATACATTAATGCTCCCATGAAAGGGGCGAGAGCCAGCAAAAAAAGCCGGTTGATCGCTTGAACGGGACTCATCATTGCAGCACATCCAAGCTTTTTTTCAAATCGTCGAGTTTTTTCTTGACGTCATTGAGCTGAGTATACAGCTGGTTGCTGTTGTCCGTTTTGCTGTTGGCGCTGTCCTTCGTGAAGGCGAGAAGCTCGTTTAACGAGTCGATTTTCGTCTGCATTTTGCTCATATCCGCCGAAACGCTTTCCTTGAGCTGGGTTACCTGCTTTTGGTAATCTTCCTGCACCTGCTTAAGCTGCGCTTCGGTTTGCGCGGCGATTTGCGCCTCCACCTGCTTCGTTAAATAATCCGCGTACATTTTCGCCCCCAGGACACCGACTGCGATGAGCAGTATCCAACCCATCAGCAAAAATATGTAAGTTCTCGGCTTGACCTTGGCGGCGGATCGGGTGTTTCGCGCCGCCGGCTGCGGGACAGCGGTCGTTTCTATTGGCGTGCTCATTTGCCGGTTTCACCTCTCTCCCAGTATAACATGTCTAGTCTAAACGCTTAAGACACCGCAGCGAGATTGGGACTTAAAGCCCCTGCGACCTAGTACGGCAGCAGCACACTCAGGACTGAAGCTTGCGGTATTCGTTCGGCGAGATGCCGACTGTTTTTTTAAATACCTTGCTGAAATATTTCTCGTCGTCATATCCGACCAGCTCCGCGATTTGCGAAATGCGGTAGGACGGATTGAGCAGCAAAAGCTTGGCCCGATCCATCCGGATGGACGTGATATAATCGCTGATGTTGACGTGAAACTCCTGCTTGAATTTGCGCGATATGTACTCCCGGCTAAGGTAAAAATGACCGGCGATGTCTTGAAGCGTAATATCCTGATGATAATGGTTTTGGATATACTTTGCAATCTCGTAAATGACGTGGTTTTCCTTGTGTTGCCGCTCCAAAAGCCGCCTCGAAAGCTGGATCAGAGCGCTCTCAAGCTGCTGCTGCCATGTGCCGATCGATAGCCTCCCTTCTTCGTCCAGCGGGACATTGAAAGGCATATCGTACGACGAGAACGGAGCCGGCGTTGAGCCGTCCTCGGGAAACAGCTCCTGCAGCCACCGGGTTTGCAGCACCGTATATTCGTGCCACCACAGCTGCAGCTGCTCCAGCGTAATCGCCTCCTGCTCCCGCACGGCCCGGATCCATTCGCGCACCGCGATGCGGATTTGCTCCTCGCTGCCGCTGCGGATGGCGAACCGGAAGCTTTCCTCGAAGCTGCTGAAGTGCGGCATTTTCGGGCGAACCGGCGGCGCCGGCGCAAACAGGTGAAGCCGCGTGTCCCGCACGAGCAGGTTGCGCTGCAGCAGCGCTTCCTTCGCTTCCCGATAGGCGGCGGGAACCCCTTTCGGAAACGGC
The window above is part of the Paenibacillus hamazuiensis genome. Proteins encoded here:
- a CDS encoding AbrB/MazE/SpoVT family DNA-binding domain-containing protein; the encoded protein is MKPAGVVRKVDQLGRIVLPKSLRKRYQMNEGDPVEILVSGDHIILERYRPRCVFCSNMEQVSEFKERHICSVCLSEMNEMKPKQRA
- a CDS encoding sigma-70 family RNA polymerase sigma factor; this translates as MANKYERLAEQFEANRDHLRAVAYRMLGSLSEAEDAVQEAWLRLSRTDADVIENLGGWLTTVVSRICLDMLRSRTSRREESIETHIPESLASQEDKIDPEQEAVLAESVGIALLVVLGRLNPAERVTFVLHDIFAMPFAEIAPIVGKSESALRQLATRARRRVKGQADAPGDKLVRERELVDAFLAAAYAGDFDRLVEALDPDVVLRDDRRIGTAKVTRGAKALAEQVSGRAQAAQSALVDGSIGVIAAPRGKLLYVLKFTVKEGKIAAVDLISEPSRIHQLDLAVLNDVSVLK
- a CDS encoding carboxymuconolactone decarboxylase family protein — protein: MQPRMKSPVTIVPDAVQALQDLGKALFASAEKSGIPKSTLFLAYLRASQMNGDSVCVDLHSRNALGAGETTDRLLAVAAWRETPHFTEAERAALALSEAMTRLSDRTDPVPDEIYNEAARLYGEQAIATLIAGIATVNLWNRLNVSTKQMVNVSAG
- a CDS encoding phosphodiester glycosidase family protein, encoding MSPVQAINRLFLLALAPFMGALMYMLFMQAAVKLPDLQLAPMPAFSVSAEVQAADQKLEKAKNDAVLTKTVIEKFYELYEKSTNDVAAMAKTAVAAAARPNAIYDSRITAKLGKVARQSSSSNIDLKLFYLNEANYKGYALKVEMKSDKAMKMVLGKDKLGSSETTLEAVRRTGAVAGVNAGGFADDAKTGKRYPLSTTMIGGKYVYGFEPTFDNLTFIGLSKDRKLIGGKFSRQADLDKLNPDFGATFVPTLLQNGKKVSIPSPWNSSPARAPRTVIGNYYNDQLLIIVTDGYDENGNSGATLAELQDKLIQLGVKDAYNLDGGGSSSLIFDGQVINRPSDGKLRPLATHFLFFK